The Macadamia integrifolia cultivar HAES 741 chromosome 4, SCU_Mint_v3, whole genome shotgun sequence genome contains the following window.
TCCTCCTGTATTTGATTGTGGCGCTGTCATTGTCAAGCATCAGTACGATCACAGCGGCTCGCCGTCTACTGGATACAGCAGCTCCACCACCTGTGCTGCCTGTCCCAACAATCCCAACCTTGCCTAAGGCCACAATGCCTCCATTGCCGGCACAGCCGACCCAGGTGCTTCCACTGCCGGTTATTCCCAACATGCCAATACCCACTACAATACCACCACTGCCAAATACCCAGACGCCTTCTTTGCCTAAGCCCACATTACCACCAATGCCTACACTACCCACTATACCCACAATTCCAAAGGTAGCTCTGCCTCCATTGCCCACCGTCCCAACAACAATTCCTTCCATCCCCACCAcaatcccttttctctctccgcCACCTGCAACCAATAGCCCTTAAGAACCCACTTACAATCCATTTCCCCCTTTATTGTATTGAGGACCTGCTAGAATCCACATTTTAAAAGGGGACATCAAAGGATTGGTACATTTGGATATTTCCTACTGGAGTCTTGGTTTCATTATTGAGGATGCTGGAACCTGTTTTAGCTGGTTTCTTGGCACCTTCCGTGATTCAAATTTATTTCTGTTTCATTTGTGTGACTTGTATTAGCTTAATTCGTTTTAGGGATTTgagcttttattttcttttttctttctttttttttcgattGAAGGGATTTGAGCTTCAATCCCATTCTTTCCATTAACGTAATATCTATTTGTGTATTATTATGAAAACTCCCTTGTCccttaccaacaaaaaaaaaaaaagaaaactcaattGCCATATGTGATTGCATTATAAAGTATGGATTCGATTTGGATGCTATATACTGCATCAAAGCCCAAGTTTTCTGAACTTGCACGCTCCTATTGATTTGATAAACTTGACTCAATGGGAATAGAAAAGGAGAATATAGACTGCATtagttgtaaggggaattaaagggaagctaagtaaaatttttatacttgaaaagaaatgtttgtaatcattaccccatgtgactatatgactaatttcaaattattctatatttgaaaattaaatttcACATTACTTTGCTTTCACAATCCTTTGCTATATATagtatgtaaaatatatcattactaaatatggttaataaaattaagtagtttatataatcatatgGGATTATGTggaataatgattataaaagtttctttttaagtataaaaatttcacttccctttccccTAAATATTCCTTGCAACCGAACATAGCCATAGTACATCACTAAATAAACATCTAGAACCAGAGGAAAATCAATCCTTAGCACCCTGGTGTTTATTGTAACCTAGCACTCACTAAGAGGAGGTAAATCAGTGAATCTCTGTCCTAATGTCTAACTTGGTAAAACTTGATGTATATGCACACAGTAGTATGCACACTTAGCCTCTTATAGACATTTCCACAGTGTGTACACCATTCTACATTCCATGTACTTAAATATATACAATATAAACAACAAGACACACCCACAAAATAGGATTTTTACGAAGTTCAACAATATGCTTATGTCTCCAAAGTAGTACATGTAAAAGCTTCATACATgttcaatacactacttttgattgCATCCACAGTTGAGAGCACCTACACTTAATTTCTCAAGCCGCAGCAGAGATGGCACACTTAATGTTGGTGAAATATCCAGCACTATTGCATGGGATcacccactcccaatgcttagcacTCTCTAAGCACATTATATACAAATACAGATAATTTGGGTTTATAATGAATGCCCTACAATCAAGCCTGCCTAGCATATATATTCGTAACTAGTTGGTATACATAAATTTCATCTACAATTACTCCTAGCATGCATACATTATCACATACAAAATATGTAATCTAAATCTAGGGTTATGAGTTTGGGAATCTTACAATCAGTTTCTGAGATGAATTGGGAACCTCTACTAACAAGCTAGGTGCAtgcaccttctctctccttgtcttctAGCTCTTCAAAGTACCAACCTATATCGACCATGTTAATGTGGTGGGTCTTACTAGTGGGCCTACTaccccttttatttatttaaaaaaatttacattaaaGCATTTACTGTTATGTGGCATATGGGGCATACTTTTTATGAGATGAAATTACATGTCTCATTAATAACTAGTGAAAAATACATGTGTGTGGTGGATTAG
Protein-coding sequences here:
- the LOC122076431 gene encoding PE-PGRS family protein PE_PGRS33-like; protein product: MEGIEGVVGIVGNGGRATFGIVGMVGNVGIGGKEGIWVLGRGGIVVGIGKLGIVGRGGTWVGSGGNVAKGNDGTAGNGGGGERKGIVVGMEGIVVGTVGNGGRATFGIVGIVGSVGIGGNVGLGKEGVWVFGSGGIVVGIGMLGITGSGSTWVGCAGNGGIVALGKVGIVGTGSTGGGAAVSSRRRAAVIVLMLDNDSATIKYRRNECVEAAMVRIKEKTLL